A region of Lycium barbarum isolate Lr01 chromosome 1, ASM1917538v2, whole genome shotgun sequence DNA encodes the following proteins:
- the LOC132637346 gene encoding non-symbiotic hemoglobin 2 yields the protein MGFTDKQEALVKDSWEAMKQNIPQLSLRFFSLILEIAPAAKNMFSFLKDSDEIPQNNPKLKAHAVKVFKMTCESAVQLREKGEVVVGDTTLNYLGSIHVQKGVIDPHFEVVKEALLRTVEEAMGEKWSEEMKEAWAEAYDQLAAAIKAEMHAEAAA from the exons ATGGGGTTCACTGATAAACAAGAAGCTTTGGTGAAGGATTCATGGGAAGCCATGAAGCAAAACATTCCTCAACTCAGTCTTCGTTTCTTCTCATT GATACTGGAAATAGCACCAGCAGCAAAGAACATGTTTTCATTCTTGAAGGACTCAGACGAAATTCCTCAGAACAATCCTAAGCTTAAAGCTCATGCTGTTAAGGTTTTCAAGATG ACATGTGAATCGGCGGTTCAGCTTCGGGAGAAGGGGGAAGTGGTGGTTGGTGATACCACTCTCAATTACTTGGGATCCATCCATGTCCAGAAAGGAGTTATTGACCCCCACTTTGAG GTAGTAAAAGAAGCATTGTTAAGAACAGTGGAAGAAGCAATGGGAGAGAAATGGAGTGAAGAAATGAAAGAAGCATGGGCTGAAGCCTATGACCAATTGGCTGCTGCCATTAAAGCTGAGATGCACGCTGAGGCTGCTGCCTAG